One Ilumatobacter coccineus YM16-304 genomic window, CATCGGCGGCGAGCGCTACCCGCGCATCGCCGGCCGTGACGAACTCGACTTCTTCGCCTTCTGGCACGAGCCGCACTACGTCGTCGTCGAAGCTGCGCCGTACGTGCAGGTCCGCGTCGAAGACGGCCGTGCACCGGTCTCGCCGACCATCGACGACACCCGTCAGCGCCAGTACGTGTACATGGTCCGTGACCTCGGCGCCCGTCGCCAGCCGGCCGTGGTGCTCACCATCGGCGGTGGAGCGATCTTCCTCTCGCTCTGTTACCTCCTGCACCGCCGTGAGCGCATCCTCAACGAGAATCTGGCAAACGCGAAGGCCGTCGCAACCGCCTAGGTTGGTTCGTGATGGGTCAGTATCTTCCGATCGTCGTCTTGATGGCGCTGGGCATCGTCTTCGGTGTCTTGAGCTTCCTGGCGTCGAAGCTCCTCGGGCCGAGTCGTCCGTCGGCAGCCAAAGAGGCGCCGTACGAGTGCGGCATCGTGCCGACGCGCGAACCGCCAGAGCGGTTCCCGGTCAGCTTCTACATCGTCGCGATGCTGTTCATCATGTTCGACATCGAGATCATCTTCGTCTACCCGTACGCCGTGTCACGCGGTGAGCTCGGGTACTACGGGTTCTGGGCGGTCCTGATCTTCTCGGTGATCTTCTTCCTCACCTTCGTCTACGAAGTCGCCCGTGGCGGCCTCGACTGGGGCCCGCTGCAGAAGTACCGCAGCCTGTCCGCCGAAGCGAAGATGGTGACCCCGGAACGAACGCTGACCTCGACCGTGCGTCGGGTCGGCACCGAGGGACGACTCGACGAGTCACCCGACCACGAATCAACTGCACCCGCCGCATAAGGAGAAACCCCACATGGGCATCGTCAACGATGTGCTCGACGACGGGATGGGCGGGCTGACGCACAACGTCATCACCGGCAAGCTCGAAGACCTCGTGAACTGGGCGCGATCGCGTTCCTCGTGGCCCGCTTCGTTCGGCCTGGCCTGCTGCGCCATCGAGATGATGGCGACCGGTGGTGCGCACTACGACATCTCCCGCTTCGGCATGGAAGTGTTCCGCGCCAGCCCGCGTCAGGCCGACATCATGATCGTCGCCGGCCGCGTCAGCCAGAAGATGGCACCCGTCCTTCGCCAGGTCTACGACCAGATGATGGAACCCAAGTGGGTCATCTCGATGGGCGTGTGCGCCAGCTCCGGCGGCATGTTCAACAACTACGCGATCGTCCAGGGCGTCGACCAGGTCGTGCCGGTCGACGTGTACGCGCCGGGCTGCCCGCCCACGCCCGAGACGCTCATCCACGCGATCGAGCAGCTCCACGGCCTGATCGAGACCCAGGAGATCATGAAGCGTCGTGCCGCCAACGGCGGCGGTGCCAACATCCACGTCGAGGAGATCACCGCCGGTGCCACGCCGGTCCTGCTCGGTGCGAAGGCGTCGTCATGAGCGACACGGTCACCGAACTCCACGGCTGCGCGGTCTCCGACTCGTGCGGACAAGAAGTCATCCACCCCACTCGTGAGCAGTACCTCGACCTGGTCAAAGCGCTCGCCGACGACGGGTACACCATCTGCGTCGACCTGTGCGGCGTCGACTACCTCCATCACCTCGACCGACCGCTGCCCGACGGCGTCGCCCCCGAGCGGTTCGAAGTCGTGGTCAATCTGCTCGACATCGGCAACCGCCGTCGCACGCGTGTCCGCGTTCAGGTGCCCGAGTCCGACCCCGTCGTGGCGTCGCTGTTCGACCTCCACCCCGGCACCGAAGCGCCCGAACGCGAGACCTACGACATGTTCGGCATCGAGTTCACCGACCATCCCGACCTCACGCGCATCCTGATGCCCGAAGACTGGATCGGTCACCCGCTGCGCAAGGACTACGCGATCGGTCGCATCCCGGTGCAGTTCAAGGAGACGAGCAACTGATGGCCACCACCGAAGAACACCTGGCCGACGAGAACTACGCCGTCTTCATCCCCAACACGCACGAGGGGAACCAGCTCCTCAAGCCGCGTTCGGAGACGAAGGCCAAGGAGCTGATGCGCGAGGTCGGCTCGGTGTTGCGCATGTCGGAGGCCGAAGCGGCACAGCTCGGCGACCTCCCCGACGACCCCGAAGACGATCAGACGATGATCATCAACATGGGCCCGCAGCACCCGTCGACGCACGGCGTGCTCCGACTCATGCTCGAGTTGCAGGGTGAGCAGGTGCTGCGCTGCAAGCCGATCATCGGGTACCTCCACACCGGCATGGAGAAGACCGCCGAGTCGCTCACCTACATGCAGGGCGGCACCAACGTCACCCGCATGGACTACCTGAGCCCGTTCAACAACGAGCTCGCCTTCTCGATGGCGACCGAGCAACTGCTCGGCATCACCGGCGACATCCCCGAGCGTGCCACCTGGATCCGCATGCTCATGGTCGAGATGAACCGCATCGCCAGCCACCTGCTGTTCATGGCCACCAACGGCATGGACCTCGGTGCCGTGTCGATGATGATCTACGGCTGGCGTGAGCGCGAAGAAGTGCTTCGGTTCTTCCAGGAGGTCACCGGCCTCCGCATGAACCACAACTACATCCGCCCCGGCGGTGTGGCTGCCGACCTTCCGGCCGGCTGGCGAGACGGCGTGCAGAACCTGCTCGACATGCTCCCGCCGCGGCTCGACGAGTACGACATCTTGATGACCGGCCAGCCGATCTGGCGCGAGCGTCTGCAGGGTGTCGGTGTGATCACGCCGAGCGAAGCGCTCGCCCTCGGTGCCACCGGGCCGATCGTCCGCTCCACGGGCGTCGAATGGGACCTGCGCCGTGACATGCCGTACCTCGAGTACGACAAGCTCGACTTCGACGTCATCGTCGGCTCGTACGGCGACGCGTTCGACCGTTACGCGATCCGCCTCGCCGAGATCCGCGAGTCGATGAAGCTCGTGCAGCAGATCATCGACCTCATGCCCGAAGGCGACTACCGCATCCAGGACAAGAAGGTCACCCCGCCGCCGCGTGCTCGCATCGACGAGTCGATGGAGGCGTTGATCCACCACTTCAAGATCTTCACCGAGGGCTTCAAGGTGCCCGAGGGTGAGGTGTACGTCGGCATCGAGAGCCCGCGTGGCGAACTCGGTTGCTACATCGCCAGCGACGGCTCGCCGACTCCGTACCGCATGCACATGCGCGACGCGTCGTTCACCAACATCCAATGTCTGCCGCACATGATGCGCGGCGGCCTCGTCGCCGACGCCGTCGCCGTCATTTCCAGTGTCGACCCCGTTCTGGGTGGAGTAGATCGCTAACCAATGTCTCGTCTCACTGATTCCAACGTCGCGCTCGCTCGCGAGATCATCGCTCGCTACCCCCGCACCAAGTCGGCGTTGATTCCGCTGCTGCACCTCTCTCAGGAGCAGAACGGATACGTCACCGACGACGCGATGCGCCACATCGCCGAACTCCTCGACATCACGCCGGCCGAAGTGCTCGGCACCGCGACGTTCTACGAGATGTTCAAGTTCGAGCCGGTCGGCAAGTACGTCATCAACGTGTGCCAGACCATGTCGTGCGCGCTGCTCGGCGCCGGTGCGCTGATGCACCACGCCGAAGAGAAGCTCGGCATCAAGGGCGGCTCCACCACCGACGACGGCATGTTCACGCTCGAGCACGCCGAGTGTCAGGCCGCCTGCACCGAGGCGCCGACACTGCAGGTCAACTACCGCCACCGCTACCGCGTCACGACCGCCGACTTCGATCAGATGATCGACGATCTGCGCTCCGGCAAGCTCGACGACGAGATCCCGCCGCACGGCACGCTCGGTCGCAACCGCCAGCGCACGCACCCGAACATGGTCGGCGCCGTGGCGCCCGAAGACGTCACCGAGCATCCCGCATGGATCAGCGTCAGCGTCGGCGACGAGAAGGACGGCAGCAACTCATGAGCACCGCCATCACGCGTGACTACACGCCCGGTTTCTACGAAGGTGATCGTCCGAAGATCGTCACCTCGCGATTCGAGTACGAAGACAGCTACACCCTCGAGCGTTACCTGGCGACCGGCGGCTACGAAGGACTCAAGGCGGCCCTCGCCAAGACCCCCGACGAGATGAGCGGTGAGGTCAAGGCCTCGACGCTGCTCGGTCGCGGTGGCGCGGGGTTCCCGGCCGGCGTCAAGTGGGGCTTCACCCCGCAGGGCGTGTGGCCGCGCTACCTCGTCGTCAACGGCGACGAGTCCGAGCCCGGCACCTACAAAGACCGCCTGCTCATGGAGCGCGATCCGCACCAGTTGATCGAAGGCTGCCTCATCGCCTGCTACGCGGCAGGGCTCTCGCAGTGCTTCCTGTACGTGCGCGGCGAGATGGCGCTGGCGCACGAGCGCATCGCTGCGGCGCTCAACGACGCCTACGACGCCGGCTACATCGGCAAGAACATCCTCGGTTCCGACTTCAGCGTCGACATCATCCTCCACTGGGGTGCCGGCGCCTACGTGGTCGGTGAAGAGACCGCGCTGATCGAATCGCTCGAAGGCGAGCGGGGCATGCCGCGACTCAAGCCGCCGTACTTCCCGGCCGCGGTCGGCCTCTACGGACAGCCGACCATCGTGAACAACGTCGAGACGTTGGCCAACCTGCCGTTCATCGCCGCCAACGGGTCGGCCGCCTACACGGCGATCGGCACCGAGACCTCGCCCGGCACCCGCATGATCGCCATTTCCGGGCACGTCAAGCGCCCGGGGGTCTACGAGATCATCAACGGCTCCACGACGTTCCGCGACATCATCTACGGCGACGAGTTCTGCCAGGGCATCCGTGACGACAACGAGCTCAAGGCCTTCGTGCCCGGCGGCGGTTCGGCCCCGTGGTTCCTGCCCGATCAGCTCGACATCCCGTTCGAAGGACGCGAAGCCGGTCAGGCCGGCTCGATGCTCGGATCCGGCGCCGTGATGGTGATGGACGAGACCACCGACATCCCCGAAGCGGCGCTCACGCTCACCCGCTTCTACGCCCACGAGTCGTGCGGCAAGTGCGTGCCGTGCCGTGAAGGCGGCACCTGGCTCCTGCGCATGCTCGAACGCGTGTGTTCGGGCCACGGCACCACCGCCGACCTCGACCAGATGTTCCAGGTCGGCGAGTCGATCTGTCCGGGTGACATGCCTCACGCCGCGAGCGAGCGTCTCGGTTTGGAAGCCACGCCGTTCCCGTACAAGATGACCACCATCTGTTTCGTCGGCCCCTCTGCGTATGCTCCGTTGCACTCGGCACTCACGCTGTTCCGTGACGAGTTCGACGCCAAGGTCACCGAATCACCCAAGCGCATCTCGATCCCAGTGACGGCCGCATCATGAGCAACGACGAAACGACCGCGGACACCGCCGACGACGCAACCGACGCGACCAACGACGAGGCCGCTCACGCCGAGCAGGCCAGCGACGTCGCCGTCGACGACGAGGTCGAGGCCGTCGAGGAAGAACCCGAGCCCGACCCCAACGTCGTGCAGGTCACCCTCAACGGACGCCAGATCGACGCTCGCAAGGGCGAGCTCGTCATCGCCGCCGCCGAGCGTCACGACACCTACATCCCGCACTTCTGCTACCACCCGCGGATGAAGTCGGTCGGCATGTGCCGCCAGTGCCTCGTCGAGGTCGACACCGGCCGCGGCATGCAGCTGCAGCCGTCGTGCATGATCTCGGTGTCGCCCGACATGGTGATCGACACCGAGTCCGACACCACGAAGCGCGCCCAGGAGGGCATGCTCGAACTGCTGCTCGCCAACCACCCGCTCGACTGCCCGGTCTGCGACAAGGGTGGCGAATGCCCGCTGCAAGACCAGGCCTTCAGCCACGGTCCGGGCGAGTCGCGCTACGTCGAAGAAAAGCGTCACTACGAGAAGCCGATCGCCATCTCCGATCTCGTGCTGCTCGACCGTGAGCGCTGCATCCTCTGCGACCGCTGCACCCGTTTCGCCGACGAGGTGGCCGGCGACAAGCTGATCCACTTCACCCAGCGCGGCAACGAGACGCAGGTGATGACCTTCCCCGACGAGCCGTTCGCCTCGTACTTCTCGGGCAACACCGTGCAGATCTGCCCGGTCGGTGCGCTCACCGCCGAGCCGTACCGCTTCAAGGCCCGCCCGTGGGACCTCGACCAGAACGAGTCGACCTGCACCACGTGCTCGGTCGGCTGCCGCACCGTCGTCCAGTCGAGCCGTGACGAGCTGCTCCGCTACCAGGGTGTCGATTCCGATTCGGTCAACCACGGCTGGTTGTGCGACCGGGGTCGCTTCGACTTCGAGGCCGTCAACTCCGAGCACCGCCTCGCCGAGCCGATGGTCAACACCGAGGCCGGACAGGTCGCAACGTCGTGGAACGCTGCGATGGCCACGACCGTCGAGATCATCCAGACCGCGCTCAGCGCCGGCGGACCATCGAGCATCGGCATCCTCGGTGGCGCCCGTGGCACCAACGAAGATGCGTTCGCCTGGTCACAGCTCGCCGATGCGCTCGGTGTGACCCACCGCGACGCCCAGCTCGGCGACGGACTCCCGGTCGAAGTGCTCGGCCTGAATCGCGCCACGATCGACGAGGCCGCCAACGCGTCCACGATCATCGTGCTCGGACCCGACATCAAGGAAGAACTGCCGGTCCTGTACCTGCGTCTCCGCGACGCCGTGCAGGAGAAGCGCTCGAAGCTGATCGAGATCGCCGCGGTCGACACCGGCCTCACGCGCTACGCCTGGAAGAGCGTTCGCCATCAGCCCGGCCTCCA contains:
- a CDS encoding NADH-quinone oxidoreductase subunit B: MGGLTHNVITGKLEDLVNWARSRSSWPASFGLACCAIEMMATGGAHYDISRFGMEVFRASPRQADIMIVAGRVSQKMAPVLRQVYDQMMEPKWVISMGVCASSGGMFNNYAIVQGVDQVVPVDVYAPGCPPTPETLIHAIEQLHGLIETQEIMKRRAANGGGANIHVEEITAGATPVLLGAKASS
- a CDS encoding NADH-quinone oxidoreductase subunit D; protein product: MATTEEHLADENYAVFIPNTHEGNQLLKPRSETKAKELMREVGSVLRMSEAEAAQLGDLPDDPEDDQTMIINMGPQHPSTHGVLRLMLELQGEQVLRCKPIIGYLHTGMEKTAESLTYMQGGTNVTRMDYLSPFNNELAFSMATEQLLGITGDIPERATWIRMLMVEMNRIASHLLFMATNGMDLGAVSMMIYGWREREEVLRFFQEVTGLRMNHNYIRPGGVAADLPAGWRDGVQNLLDMLPPRLDEYDILMTGQPIWRERLQGVGVITPSEALALGATGPIVRSTGVEWDLRRDMPYLEYDKLDFDVIVGSYGDAFDRYAIRLAEIRESMKLVQQIIDLMPEGDYRIQDKKVTPPPRARIDESMEALIHHFKIFTEGFKVPEGEVYVGIESPRGELGCYIASDGSPTPYRMHMRDASFTNIQCLPHMMRGGLVADAVAVISSVDPVLGGVDR
- the nuoG gene encoding NADH-quinone oxidoreductase subunit NuoG; the encoded protein is MSNDETTADTADDATDATNDEAAHAEQASDVAVDDEVEAVEEEPEPDPNVVQVTLNGRQIDARKGELVIAAAERHDTYIPHFCYHPRMKSVGMCRQCLVEVDTGRGMQLQPSCMISVSPDMVIDTESDTTKRAQEGMLELLLANHPLDCPVCDKGGECPLQDQAFSHGPGESRYVEEKRHYEKPIAISDLVLLDRERCILCDRCTRFADEVAGDKLIHFTQRGNETQVMTFPDEPFASYFSGNTVQICPVGALTAEPYRFKARPWDLDQNESTCTTCSVGCRTVVQSSRDELLRYQGVDSDSVNHGWLCDRGRFDFEAVNSEHRLAEPMVNTEAGQVATSWNAAMATTVEIIQTALSAGGPSSIGILGGARGTNEDAFAWSQLADALGVTHRDAQLGDGLPVEVLGLNRATIDEAANASTIIVLGPDIKEELPVLYLRLRDAVQEKRSKLIEIAAVDTGLTRYAWKSVRHQPGLQSESISELLADADVQAQIASGDVVVVAGRPNLAESADATVAALSTLLAGVPDAKVLPALRRGNVVGALSVGMAPADGDHDGLATLRAAADGKLELLILLGADPLNDCPDADLARRALAGARRVVSIDTHPTESSKLADVVLAAAAYGEKAGTTTNIEGRVTSLAAKVTTTGTARPDWMIASELASMLDVDGDITDVVTVDDITAAIAETVPGFGAIAGAAAAGTEGVLTEVQSAELPAVSATALKRNSFDYRLVVSRKLYDRAIGTAMSHSLAKLAPGAAAHVHPLDLDQLGVAEGGDVKLIGPKATAVLPVVANPAIARGVVWAPFNQGGGNVEDIIDSSAAVVDVQIEVV
- a CDS encoding NADH-quinone oxidoreductase subunit NuoE family protein, with translation MSRLTDSNVALAREIIARYPRTKSALIPLLHLSQEQNGYVTDDAMRHIAELLDITPAEVLGTATFYEMFKFEPVGKYVINVCQTMSCALLGAGALMHHAEEKLGIKGGSTTDDGMFTLEHAECQAACTEAPTLQVNYRHRYRVTTADFDQMIDDLRSGKLDDEIPPHGTLGRNRQRTHPNMVGAVAPEDVTEHPAWISVSVGDEKDGSNS
- a CDS encoding NADH-quinone oxidoreductase subunit A, with the protein product MGQYLPIVVLMALGIVFGVLSFLASKLLGPSRPSAAKEAPYECGIVPTREPPERFPVSFYIVAMLFIMFDIEIIFVYPYAVSRGELGYYGFWAVLIFSVIFFLTFVYEVARGGLDWGPLQKYRSLSAEAKMVTPERTLTSTVRRVGTEGRLDESPDHESTAPAA
- a CDS encoding NADH-quinone oxidoreductase subunit C, translating into MSDTVTELHGCAVSDSCGQEVIHPTREQYLDLVKALADDGYTICVDLCGVDYLHHLDRPLPDGVAPERFEVVVNLLDIGNRRRTRVRVQVPESDPVVASLFDLHPGTEAPERETYDMFGIEFTDHPDLTRILMPEDWIGHPLRKDYAIGRIPVQFKETSN
- the nuoF gene encoding NADH-quinone oxidoreductase subunit NuoF; translated protein: MSTAITRDYTPGFYEGDRPKIVTSRFEYEDSYTLERYLATGGYEGLKAALAKTPDEMSGEVKASTLLGRGGAGFPAGVKWGFTPQGVWPRYLVVNGDESEPGTYKDRLLMERDPHQLIEGCLIACYAAGLSQCFLYVRGEMALAHERIAAALNDAYDAGYIGKNILGSDFSVDIILHWGAGAYVVGEETALIESLEGERGMPRLKPPYFPAAVGLYGQPTIVNNVETLANLPFIAANGSAAYTAIGTETSPGTRMIAISGHVKRPGVYEIINGSTTFRDIIYGDEFCQGIRDDNELKAFVPGGGSAPWFLPDQLDIPFEGREAGQAGSMLGSGAVMVMDETTDIPEAALTLTRFYAHESCGKCVPCREGGTWLLRMLERVCSGHGTTADLDQMFQVGESICPGDMPHAASERLGLEATPFPYKMTTICFVGPSAYAPLHSALTLFRDEFDAKVTESPKRISIPVTAAS